A genomic window from Glaciihabitans sp. INWT7 includes:
- a CDS encoding histidine phosphatase family protein: protein MVENAAACMGAVFSDAMAAGVETVTLVGHSQTLRILIAIAILAGDAPAHRRLFLDNAAVTSVLWEGETPRLSMLNGSAASRGDVPPAGRALSR from the coding sequence ATGGTCGAGAATGCGGCAGCCTGCATGGGTGCCGTGTTCAGCGACGCGATGGCCGCGGGCGTCGAGACCGTCACGCTCGTCGGGCACAGTCAAACGCTTCGGATCCTGATCGCGATCGCCATACTGGCGGGGGATGCGCCCGCGCACCGAAGGCTGTTCCTCGACAACGCCGCGGTCACGAGCGTTTTGTGGGAAGGCGAAACTCCTCGACTGTCGATGCTCAACGGCTCAGCTGCCAGCCGAGGCGACGTGCCGCCGGCCGGCCGGGCACTGTCGCGCTGA